The genome window AATTTGTGAAGGCTAGAAAATGACTACGACGCTGTATAACTTGCACAATATTTCCTAACTTTACCTCATGCAAGCCAAGAAACTAGCCTGTTATACACATGCAtgccaaaattttgatattacacCTCACCGGTCATCATTTGGTTTGATAAGAAAGCAGCGAGTGGTAAATGTTCACATTATGTCTTGACATTTCGGGGATTGTCTGCAGGCAGCAAAAGGAGGCAACCACACATGGCCAACGCCCAGAATTTGCAGTCGAAAACCTCCTTCTCCTCCCTTCCCAGAGAGCTGGTATCCGAGGTTCTTGCACGCGTCGCAGCTTCTTCATCAACTGATCTTTTCCGCGCAAAGCTATGGTACATTCAGCTATTCATGATACAAACTTGCGGCATTTAGTAATTTGTACATGTCATTCTGTTTTGCGTTTGTTCTTTcctgatttttatcttttagttGCAAGAGGTTTGCGGATGTTGCGGAAGATAACCGTGTTTACCAACGTGTGTCGCTGGCAAAGTTTGACATCGTTCCATGGACTACAAATCCTAAAGTTTCAATGTTCGTGAAGAAGTGTAGACGATGCAAAAATCCTGAAGCATTGTATCGAAAAGGGGTGGTAAGCATCTGGTTTCCTGCACTTTTTGAACGTCAAACTGCTTTTTCTATTCACGCTACGAATGAAGAATTTAGTGTGGGACATTAGAATTGGAGGTCAACATTAGGACAACTTCAGTGTGTTTGCAGCGTAATAACTAGAAACAAAATAGTTGGTTGACTGATTGTCACCAGAGAAATGAAATAGTGTATGCAAACGTAATTAGGGGGAAACGGAGCAGACGGTGTACATTCGGTAAATTGGGTATATGAATTCGGTAAATTCAGTTATTAGACttatataaaattaaatcgatttcAAAATCCAATTGGAGATATCCGAAATCATTGAATTCTGAATTTGAATTCGAAAATGATAATGTATTCGGGTTAAACGAATTCATTATTGCAGTTTCCAGCGTAATTAATATAATAAGTAGTATAGTTATACTAAATATAGTTATGTATTATACctataattattaattattatgtATTTGTTGTCATGTGTAAAATAATATGTATTATaaaatgttatgtatttttctaaatttttgtattattatagtcatgtaacaattaacaaatatgaaaaaaatatattgtacattattatatattattattatcataagtACAGCATAATACCCATATACTAACTATTATTAATACCATTTATGTATATAATATAAGAATATATTACTAATATATAGTAATAGTAAACCAATTGTTTAAAAacgaatttgaaatcggttATTAACAAATTCTTAATTTCATTACATATTTCATACCATATTAaaattcggtgaattcggtaAATACCGTTTTGGTACCAAATGACCAAATACCCGGTTTTAAATtaccaaaattaatttttttgtgcTATGAATTGGGTATGAACCGAATTTTGGTCACCCCTAAACGTCGTACCGAAGGGCAATACAAAGAACCAACCGTGCACCAACACTACCACTGCCCTTTTGTTGCTAAAATCTCTTAGTCGTATGCCATAATTGGTAACTGTGGGAATTCAGGTTCGGTTGTGCTGAACAGTTTTCTTAACCTTATGTGCTGTATAATGTTCCCCATGCAGTTATTAATTGTCATTGTCTGCTACATATTTTAATCAGTTTGACGTAACACTGTACTTTCAACCTTGAACTCCATAGGTTAATTATTTTAGAGGTAAGAATGTTGAATCAGCATTGCAACGCGTCGAAGAAGCTGCAAAAGCAGGCCATGACGAAGCTGCCTATGCGTTGGCAGTTATTTTCGTCTTTGGTGGGGAGGAATTAAAGCACAAGGGTATGGCTATGCTTAGCGGGATGAAGAAATCAGCAGCTCAGAGACAGAGAGTTAAAGAATGGCGCGACAATTTGCGAAGGATTCTGAAGATGATTTGGGTTCAAAATTCTTTGGTTCTAGGCAAAAGGCCCATTTGTTGTGCCAGCCAACATAAGAGGAAAATAGGTTGGGGTCCGGATGAACTTGACGCAGTGGACAGTACATGTGAAGGCTGCGCGTGCGATGAAGAAATTGGACCAATTTGTGATGCCTTACCTCAAATTGCTGTGTAAGTGTGAATGTGTGGACATGCAATGTAGACACATTTTTTTAGCGAACAACATTTTACTATCTTTGCAATAATTAATTAACCGTTTCGTTTTACTGTTCGTATATAAATGCTGACAATGTAATCACGTACTTTAGCCCGTATCTAACGTGTTGGTATATAAATGCTCACTTATGCGTAAACGACGAGCTTTTCATTGCCTTCGTCCATCATAACCTTTTGTGGCTCTGAACCTTTTTGACTTTCGTCAAAAATATCTCGATTTGTTCGTCAacgattttcttggaaatttcttctatgttttggtAAAGCTTTTAAACATCTTCAATCTTGTgaatcctttctttcttctggaTGGAGTACAAGCATGACATTTACCTTTCATTATCAATTCTGGCTTTTTGCAAGCTTGGTCTAGACAAACATCTCCTTCACATATTCTCGAATAACCTTTCGTTTATGACAAAGGTCATCAAGACATACCAATACTGCTTGTTGACCTATAGTGACACTCAATATTCATCCATATTTATTATGGATATACATTTCTGCACCATCTGCAAGTGGCTTTGGAAGAGGCCCTTCTGCGTAAATGCAAATTTACTTTTGAGATTTACAAATAATTTATCCGTCGTTCATTTATAGGTCACCAGTTGTGTATGGTTTGCCTCCATTACAGCCACATACTACCCTATGTGGCTGCGAAACAGATGTATTGATCAGATAAAATGCAAATAAAGCCGGTGGCCATAAAAAGCCAGCTATTTATGGCTTTTGTCCATTAAGTTGACACAGTACTTTTGCCTCCAATATAAAGCTAATTACCGGATCAATTGCAGTTCAATCCGTTGCTGAATAAAGGAGCAGCAGGTTAGGGCTTGTCATTATACAGTCACGAGTAGCCGATTGTGCCTTAAATAATCATTTTATTCATCGGATAACATAAAAATTAACCCGTTATGAACAAAAGAACCCCTCTTTTCAGAGCTTTCGTCCGTCACAACAACATACAACCATGTCTCCTTCAATATGAATCTATGGAATGTAAAACTTATTGTGCTAAACCGGTTTTGCAATATAAATAAACGGCGTGTGTGGGTGTGCTACGTCATCACAACAGTGTACCAGATTTTCCGTACCGAAGTAAGTCAATTAGCGTACACAAATTCGAACTAAAAATTCAACTTGTTATTTTGCAGAATTGAGAACGAAAGGGTGGCCATTTTTTAGCGATGTACATATTCGCATATGGGACAAAACGACGttcgaaaaaaaaagggagtttTACGAATAAATCACCACCTGTATACGTCCTTAAACCTGAACAACAGGTTTCAGGGCGTTGTTTTGAAAAAAACAAACACAGAGCGGTGGAAGCAGAACAAAAATCGGTGTATTCCAATAAAGCACCGGTACATTTATAGCTTTCTTTCGACTGCCAAAAAACTGTGCAGATGTTTTTGACAAATGCATCTTCACTTCTCCGAAATAATGtttatcaaaaaattcttttctccaataaaacaccagctgcTTATGACTAGTCAGCATTATAAGAAACCGGCGAACTGAATATCGAGGCCACAAAGCAccataaattttttgaaaatcggGCAAAACACCATTTTTGCGTTGGACAGAAAAATGGAAGCAGCACCGCATTTAAGACATTCCCCCACACTTGCAACAGTTTTTCATATTGAGTGGCCATTACAACTAAACACTGGCAATTACTAACTTTGCTGCACGAACTCCACAATTTACCATTACATACCTTACCTGGTCTTTATGCCACTCATGCAACATATTGCACAAACCACCCGCTCCTTAGCGGTGATTTACTTGTACATATTTAGCTGCCGCTACCTGTATAAACCACCCACTTACCTTTCATGAATATCGGATACGCACGGCTAACAGTTCAAAAAAAGTCACAGATAAGAAGAAATACAATGACACATAAGGTGACATTTACATAGTAATGAAATTCCAATTCAAAATATAGAAATGTTTTGCCAACATTATAATCACCAATAGTACGGCGAACACATTCAAGCCTGCCGCTTAAGGTCAGGCATTTTGCGCTGAAACCAGACGCAGAACTACCACTTTTACACATTGCCTCTAAATACATTGACCACACAGTGCCTGTAAGATATAAGAACCACAAAATTACTAGCCCCCTACATACATTCCCAGGTAAACCAAAATGCGGCCATTCATATTGGTGGCTCGGGAAGTGTAACACGAAGAAGATGATCGAACCCCGGGACGCCGCGCAGCACCACCTCCCTCATTGCTGCGTTGCATTCTGACAGAAACATGTTGACGGCTATCTTGAACCGCTCCTGCCTGGACATCAACTGCGTTGACAACAATAGTGCGTTACCGTTTATAAAAGGCAGCCTATGAGACATTTGTATAAGGCGCAGTTATTGTTGGGTCAAACCTGAAGATCCAATCCCGGGCGAAGGTCATAAATGTGCTCCATGAACTTCATCACGTATAGTCCGCAGTCAAACCTGAAACAGAGTAAGGAATGGGTTAGGGATGTTGGACTGAGAAATGATATGAAGTATAAGGATGGAGCCGTAACGTGTTGGTTTGCCGAGGGCACCACGATGCACTTTCAAGGGGAAACTGGCATATGTTCTGCTTGTACCGGGGTCCAAAACCAAACAACAGAGCCTCATGAATTCTGCGCACCTACATGGAGTCAAACCAACAAAAAGGGATTACCATCTTATCTGCTGCCTTATAAACAAACATGTATACAGATTACATTAGTTGGACAAACACAGGACTTATGTTGTCAGACAAAAGTAGGCCCGTATAAGTTTCCATGACACTGAAGAGGTACACATAAATGTGAAACAATACTACTTTGTGATGGGTGAGTGGATGACTGCTGACAAACTAACTACTACTCTTGTAATCGCCTTACGCCCAGCAGTTTGTTGTTCATCCGGCAAACTGTCGTATATAAACAGTTTCGAGGCGGTCATGTCTATGATGCACAGGAACCAATGCTCACAACGATGGTTCATTGGGACACAAATCTGCAAGGCACCAACGCAACAAACAAAACATGTCCTGATTACACCATGCACACAAATTGCATGCGGAAAAGTCTCAAGTCTGCTGTAACTCAACAACCATCCAACAAGCACAACAAATGGCATACGCATACCTTGCTGCAGGCATACACAGGTCCGCCAAACGAGGCGTCCGTCAGGTAGTCGGTGTACACTGTCTCGGCAGCCACATTGATCGACAAAACCAGGTGCTATTCACCGCAACAAATTGTCAGTAAATGATACGCACACATGCATAATGCGCACACGTGAAGGCTGACTTCGTCCACCCGTACGTGGAAAACAATTGAGTGCGCAAATGAATGTGTTGGGGAAGGATTACTTGGGTGTGACGGATGTTGAAGACGAACTTCAACTTCGTGGTAAAGTAAACCGAAAACTTTTTAATGCATATATTGAAGACCTGCGGTCCGTATAAGCAAACTTATGGTAACACAGCCCAAAGACTGGCATATGCGTACCTGGACAACCGCAGGGAGAAACCATGTTGCTGCCGTGGCAAATGGGTTGAGTCGCCGAAATCGACAAGTTAGCCAAGCAGCAAAACAGTTGATGACCTGAAGCACAGCAGTAGtgatataatttaaatttttagtaAAATGCAGACGTAGTGGGTGCAATTTATTCGAAGCACCGAAGTGCATGTAATGACCGTGATACCTCCGAACTTATCCAAATTCCGGGAGAAAGACTCATTAGATGCTCTCGACATGCAATCTGACCCAACATGAGGAGCAGCGTTTCACTGCATCTTACAATGCGAACCCGTGAGCATGTGTAGGTATGAAAACAACGGTAtaccaaaaaaataatagtACTTTGCATATGCCGGTTGTGGAAGATGAAGTCAACAACCTGGGCAAATGTGTGAAGTGGTAAGTATCCGCAGTCCACTCCATTGTTGTCCTACCATTGGATCGCCACATGACAGCGTTGGAGACGAGAACAAGTCAGACAGGGGTTACTGTGAAGCATTTAGTCGACAAACAAATGTACACATACAAATACCCATCACTCACTCCTGCGTTGAATATTTGGTTAAGCGCTGAAGTGTCTGGTTGCGAGGGTGGACTCAAGCCACGAAACTTACCCTACACATTATGAAGCTATTAGCAAAATGAACGTCATCTGTCACACACACAACTGCTTGCACATCATACTTATGCTTTACACCGAGGGGGATAAGAATTTGGGTACATGTCAAGAACACTAACGTAAGCACGCACGAGACAGTATACAACAGCCACCTTTTATCGACGCCGCGCTGATGTCTGTAGCTTGCCTTTCAGCTTGCAGCTTGCTGACCTTTTCAAACCTTTACACTTTTTCATTACATCGGGCCCAAGTTTTTTTGATGCTGTGGACGACATTTGAGAGTTCTCCCTCGACGCAATAGGAACCAGAGCAATTGCATCACTTGCTGCAGCTGATGAGGGCCACAGTGCTTTCATGCACCGAGGTTTCTTACGTCTGCTCACCTTCACATTAGTATCCTTTATCGGGGAGGTTACATCATTTGATTGGCCACTGTCGGAATCTCGAATGTGTAAAGGGTTCAGCCTATGTCCAGAGTCCTGCACATCTGCATACTGAGGCTGGTATCCGCCACCGGACGACGACACCTGAACAACCGAACTCGCCTTCATTTTGGCCAGATTCGCGTCTCGGTTGGCACGCCCGCGACTGGTCTCGGCACCCTTTGGTGGGAGGAGGTGCACATCACCTCTGCGTCGGCCCATAACTGTAGTGTGGTCATCTGCTACACAAGTCCTTTCGTCCCCTCTCACTAATGCTTCCCTCACCAAATCCAACGACCGCTTCATGCTGCTCATCGTTTCCCTTACAGCTATTAGGTGCGCTTTCAACTCGTCGTTGCTTTTCTCAAGAAAACTGAGTCTACGGTCAACCGACGAAGGAGGTTCAACCGGGCGTGAACATTCTCCCCGTTCACGATGTGTCTTCACAGTCACATTTACCTACCACAAATCAAATTCATCCATCGCCACACGGTGGATTAACATAACAGTTGCATAACTCTAATCCAGTACCTCCAAACTTATTAaccaacaaaaacaaacatagcGTCTGCTTACCGGGTAATTCGTCTGGCCGTGAATGTAGCCCGCAGACTTCAACCTTGAGATGCCGGCATCAATGTCAGCCTGCCACCACCGCCTAATCCATGGGATTCCACCATCGTCATTGCACTGCAAACGATCATCTCCCAAACCAAACCGGCCAAAGTACGTTATCTACAAACATGGACGCATCAGTTTTAATCATTActtccccaatttatttaaattttttagtaCTACTTCTTTTGGGAAGTGCTTCAGCAATTCCCATGCTGGAATATAGTTCATGACGCCGACATAAGTCGTACCACTCACCACAAGAAACGTCACACATCCGGACACCTCGCGGACTGCTAAAGCTTGTGCTGTCCTCGCCCCAAACACGATCTTATCAAATACAAATGCGCTCCAGTCATACTCTGCCAATTCGCCAGCACGCGCAACAAACAGCGCAAACTCCCTATAGAAAGTGTCACTTTCCCCAGGGCACAGCAGGTAGTACATCAAAAGTACAAAGAATTTAACCCTAAATTCTGTGCCGCACGTTTCCAGATTCTGAAGGCTTCGATGCACTTCAAAATACACAATGCATCCTTCTGTAACTGGGATGTGGAGTTGCTCTTCAACTGCTGCACTAATACCTGTGGTACGTAGACCATTGCATATGTCTCTGCTTCCTTGCGGGAGGCCAAAACATGCCGCAACATCTGATGCGGTGACTGGCACAATCTGGCCCTCAACACTCACACAACCAATATCGGTGTTGAAACTGTTAATAATCCAGGACAACATTTGTGGATCCAGCGTTATCGGCATAACTTCAAGAATGCCTGTGAAACCACAGCCACATACAACTTCTCTCTGCTCCCTTGTCAGCCAATCAATCATTTCCTTCACATTCAGCATATTTGTTGGACTAGTCAACGTACATCCCTGCAACAATCCAAGACTCACGAAATTAGTAAATGCAAACTGGCGACATATGCTTCTTTTGTAAACTTATGCATAAACTGCAAACAGTGGGGCGTTTTTTGAACCTTCACTCACCTTCAGTGCCAGCCCTGCACTACGTTGGCCCTGTGACGAACGAGTACTGCGGTTGCTTGAAATTCCCCCCATCGGACTACACCTCAACAAGTAGGCAAGATCCGTTGACAAAGCAGCGCCACCTGCGACAGTAGCTGCGCAATTTTTCCCCTCTGTGCAAGGTATTGGAGTTGTGGATGAACTGGAGTAAAGTGACAGGAGCACCTTCCAGTCCATAGTCCCATCTTCGTCGTCCCTGCGTTTTACGGTTGCACCGCCGGACAACATCCATGAGATGCAAGCCGCAATTGGGAAAATATGCTCTAACGAACACAACGCCTCCACATCCACAAACATTTGCTTCCCCTACACAGCAAACCCCAGAAGAACGACGGTACCAAACAATATATGCAGGGGTGTGGTTTATGGGTTGCCTGCTAAGTTAGTGATGTGGCTTGAAAACAGTTTTGCTGCTCTAACTGTTGCTTTCGAACCCATTTATTATAtgcacatacatatatatatatatacgtgtgTCTATGGCtttatatatacatttatatgtCCTACTTTTGTCGTCGCCTGTGCACAATCCAAAATTTTGTTGTTCAATACCTATCCGGACCAATAAACAAATAACAAAGTTTTCGTGGCCCGCGACTGGCCCTGTGCTACCAACAAACGATAAAGTAGTTGCCGCATGGTACTGTTAACTATTTCCAACTTTAGCGTGTCCGTTTCTCACACACAAAACTTTAGGCATGAAAGAAGGCGCGGTTTACCTACATGATTACTGCATGTCTTTATTGTGGTTAAGCCGGACAACTGTGGTGGCTGTAAATTCCCCCTCATTTATGGTGATCACCATTGATTTGTGTATCAGCATTTACTACAACTATTTACAGCGCTTATGGTAAGCATGTGCACATGCgtgaaaagtgaaaatgaaattatgCAAGCAACTAttctaaaaatttcaaataCTTACATGCTTACTGGGCTTCCAACAAAGCAAACAACGGTGCACAACAAGAGGACCTCTGCAAGAACAATTGCACTGTTTTGTGTCCGGTTGGAGGGATGAAGTCAAAGACGGTGTAATTGGACTGCACACTCCTTACGTCAATGCTTCTTTTAGAAGAAACCTGACCCCCACCACGCGTTTTTGGCCAGCACGGTGTGGGCCCGTGCCAGCTGTCATCGCTTTTCCCGCCAGTTGCATACCGTCTTTTAATTTTCCCTCCATTTACTGCAAAGGTTTCCCGCCTGTTTCCCGTCCGGGTCTTTCCTTTGTTCCAATTATATGGTACCCGGTTCTTGGCGATGGCGTCGGCAGTTCGCTTCAAATATGGCACGCGACATATTCAACTCCGGCTTCCAATAACGACCGGGTATTCGGATCACAAAGTGTTACATTTACTTTTAAATTACATATGCATGTCATTGTTTTTACTGCTTGCACCTTACATTCCTGCCACTATCTGCCCATCAACATAACATATCACAGTATAGTAAATTTGTTATACCAAATGTGTTATTCATATTATTGTATTAGTTGTTACAGCACTTGTCTCATTTTTTTAACGTATACATTAATGCAAGTTTCAATCTTATTACGTGTCCTTTACCAGAAAATAGATTTCATCGTATTCACGTTCAtactaaattcaaaataaataaattgttcAACAAAATACTacctctttatgactttcctccattacaaCAACACAGTACCTTTTTTTGCATACATAAGTTTTTCCCCATAAAATAAACATAAACCAATTTCAACACCAATAAAACAGTAGCTCTTAAAAGGCTTTCCAGCATCGATACAATAGAGTACCCATTTGTCAAAAACAAATATAGTTATTGGCTAAAACTAATCCATTATTCAATAAACCACCAGCTAATTGTGCCTTCCCTTCATAATTTATCTATTTTCATAACTTATTTTATTAGTAGGACAAAATGACAATAACATTAGGTTTAACAGCATATTACCGTTTACGCCAAAATTGACGTACGCGAATGTAACCTATAACAAGAATTTACTCTGAaaaccaatgaaaatttttaattcgAAACCACAACTGTGAAGATGATCGGTCTAAAAGGGAAAATAATACCGTATATGTATAGTACTCGCATCGCAcgttccaaatgctacagtgctACTTTTGCAAAACGCCCTCAACAACATATAATTCAAACTCATCCAATCATTTTCATTTAAAGCATAAATCGTTCAAAATGTTCATCGCATTTTCGAGGATGAATTTTTTCGTCCGCCAGTTCGCTTGCGTGTATTTTTCCCTCGCTTACAAATTTACACTAACCAACACTTCAATTACTTTCGTTGTGATTGtgttaaaatttgaaactgCCCATCACTCATTTGTTTTTGTCACGCTTtgcttttgtttactttttctaaccaaatttaattcgatataaacactcCCTAATATTTTGGATTGAAAATCTTCTTTATATTCAAATTTTTAGTCCAACAAAAGGAATATAAGTgaaaaagtttcaattttttttaactgaTGTATACGTCTATTTCATTTCACTCTCACAATACGAACACTGTGTGCTATATGTGTATTTCATTTGACATGGTATTCCACTATTGAAGTGAAATTAAATTCATATATACactgatttaaaaaataaaactaatgacacacatgatcaataaaTTTTAAGAAATGTCAGCAATTATGAATCCAATTATATCAATTTTGCTTTGACCAATTTTATATAAAACATGACCACGTGCATTGCGCGGGTTCAATTCCGATCAAAAAACTACTCCGA of Coffea arabica cultivar ET-39 chromosome 5c, Coffea Arabica ET-39 HiFi, whole genome shotgun sequence contains these proteins:
- the LOC140007159 gene encoding putative F-box protein At1g67623, which encodes MANAQNLQSKTSFSSLPRELVSEVLARVAASSSTDLFRAKLCCKRFADVAEDNRVYQRVSLAKFDIVPWTTNPKVSMFVKKCRRCKNPEALYRKGVVNYFRGKNVESALQRVEEAAKAGHDEAAYALAVIFVFGGEELKHKGMAMLSGMKKSAAQRQRVKEWRDNLRRILKMIWVQNSLVLGKRPICCASQHKRKIGWGPDELDAVDSTCEGCACDEEIGPICDALPQIAV